From the genome of Vicinamibacterales bacterium:
CGGTCCTCACGCGTGAATCCCGAGACCCGAGCCCCGAGACCCTGTTCTTCGGTCCCGGGACCCGAGCCCCGAGACCCGAACACGTTACTTGTTGCGGAAGTGATCCCCCAGCGTCGCGCCTCCATCGCCCTGCGACGCCGAGTAGCTCTCCCAATCCGAGCGGTACTCGTCGGACTTCAGCGCGCGGATGCTGAGGCCGATCTTCCGCTCCGACGGGCTGAGCTTGATGATCTTCATCGGGTACGCCTGGCCGACCTGCAGGTCCACCTTCTCCCCGCCCTGCGAGTCGTCGAACTCGGAGACGTGGATCAGGCCCTCGATGCCCTCGTCGAGCTCGACGAACGCGCCGAAGTTGGTCATGCGGACCACGCGGCCCTCGATCGTCTGGCCCACCTTGTGCCGGGAGAAGAAGTCCTCCCAGATGTCGGTGGCCAGCTGCTTCAGGCCGAGCGACAGGCGCTGGTTCTCGGCGTCGATGCTGAGCACCATCGCCTCCACGGTGTCGCCCTTCTTCAGCACCTCGCTGGGATGCTTGATGCGCTTGCTCCACGACATGTCCGAGATGTGGATGAGGCCGTCGATGTCCTCCTCCACCTCGACGAACGCGCCGAACTCGGTGAGGTTGCGCACCTTGCCCGTGATCTTCGTGCCGACCGGGTACTTCTCGACCAGCTCGTGCCAGGGGTTGCTCTCGACCTGCTTGAGGCCGAGCGAGATCCGGCGCGCCGCCGGGTCCACCCCGAGCACCATCGCCTCCACCGTGTCGCCCACGTTGAGGATCTTCGACGGGTGCTTGACCCGCTTGCTCCACGACATCTCGCTGACGTGGATCAGGCCCTCGACGCCTGGCTCGAGCTCGATGAAGGCGCCGTAGTCGGTCAGGCTCACGGCCTTGCCGCTGACGCGCGCGCCGGCCGGGTACCGATCCATGACCGTGGTCCACGGATCGGCCACGAGCTGCTTGTGGCCGAGCGAGACGCGCTCGGTGGCCTGGTCGTACTTGAGGACGATCACCTCGATGTTCTCGTTGACCTTGAGCACTTCCGACGGGTGTCCCACGCGGCCCCAGGACATGTCGGTGATGTGCAGCAGGCCGTCGATGCCGCCGAGGTCGATGAAGGCGCCGTAGTCGGTGATGTTCTTGACCACGCCGTGAGGACCTTGCCCTCGGCGAGCGTCTCGAGCGTGTGCTTCTTCTTCTCGGCGTTCTCCTCTTCGAGGAGGACCTTGCGCGAGAGGACGATGTTGCCGCGCTTCTTGTTGACCTTGATGACGCGCATGCGCAGTTCCTGGCCGCGCAGGGCGTCGAGGTTGCGGACGGGCCGCACGTCGATCTGGCTGCCGGGGAGGAACGCGCGCACGCCGATGTCGACCGCGAGGCCGCCCTTGATGCGCTCGATGACGCGGCCGATGACGACCTTGCGTTCCGCAAAGGCCTTCTCGACCTCGTCCCAGATCTTCATCTTCTCGGCCTTCTCGCGCGAGAGCACGATGTGGCCGTCGCGGTCTTCCGTGCGCTCCAGCAGCACGTCGACCACGTCGCCAGGCTGCACCATCACCTGGCCGTTCTCGTCGAGGAACTCGTTGACCGAGATCACGCCTTCGGACTTGTAGCCGACGTCGACGACGACCTCGTTGTCGGTCACCTTGAGGACCGTGCCCTTGACGACCTCGCCTTCTGCGATGTTCCGGAAGCTGCTATCGTAGAGGTCCAAGAGGCGGGAAAATTCCGCCGGGTCCATATCCTCATCGAAGCCGCCGTGGATGTGAGAGGTGGTCCTGAGGGTGTGCCGACCCGCGGGCTGGGACGCTCCCGGGGTTGACGCTCCCTGAACGTCCTGTGCCTGCTCTTCTTGTGATGCCATTGACGTGCGCGTCCTCCTGACGTACGAATTTGCCGGTCGGGGTGAGCGGGGGCCGGCGCCCCGCGCGTGTGTCACGCCGCGGCGCCCGGGCGCCGTGACAGCGTAACCAACAGAATTTACGTTACTTACGTAGCACTGTCAAGGAATCCGAGAGGACCCGCCATGGCGAAGAAGCCGAAGAAGACTGGACGCAAGACAGCGAAGGCGGCGTCGAAGGCTCGCGGCGCGACGTCCGCCGCCCGACGCCGCCCCGCCAAGGCTGCCAAGGCGGCGAAGACGTCGGCCAGGCCCTCGAGAAAGGCCGCCAAGCCTGCGAAGAAGACCGCCAAGCCCACGAGGAAGGCCCCCAAACCCTCGAAGAAGGCATTCGGAGGCGCGAAGAAGCGGACGGCCCGGAAGGCGGGCGCCGCCAGGGCCGCCCGGAAGCCGGCCGCCAGGCCCGCGGCGAAGCGGGGGGCCGTCAGAAAGGCCGCGCCCGCCAGGAAGACGGCCCGGAAGCCGGCCCCGACTGCAGCCGCGAGGAAGAACGTCGCGAAGGCGGCCAAGCCCGCGCGCCGTCCGGTCACGCACGCGACCAAGCCGGCCCGCAAGGCAGCTGCGGCCCGGAGCGCGCCGCCGGCCCGCAAGGCGCCGGCCCTCGACCGCGAACGCCGGACGATCGGGCGCGAGCAGTCCCACTCGCCCGGGCTGCCCTCCAGCCTGGTACCGAGCGGCCACGCCAGCGCCGCCAGCAGCGGCGCCGAGGAACTCCGGGTGCGCCTGGCCACCTTTGGCGGCGACGGCCCGGTGCTCACGGCGGGCGACGTCGACGCGAACTGGGAATCGGCGGCATCGGTGGGCGACGAGGCCCCGGGCGGCGACAACCCCACGCCCGACCAGGACGTGGTCGACGAGATCGGCCGCGCGCTCGGCGTGGAGTACGAGGACGACGAGGAACTCCAGGGCGGCGACGAGATCGCGGCGCGGGACCACGACCGCTGGGAACTGGACCCCGCCTCGTCGGACGACTTCGACGAACGCTAGGCCAGAGCGACCCGCGAGCAATGTCGAGGGCCCGAGTGCACAACTCGGGCCTTCGCCACGTACGGCCGCCCGTTCCCCGTCGGTGCCTGGAGGGACCCGCCAGGCGACGGCGACGCGGGGTGACGGCGTGACGGGAATGGCCGCGAGCCGCTAACCGCCAGTCGCAGTCCTTGTCCGCACGACTGCCAGCACACGCGCCACCACGTCCTCGATCGGCACGCCGGTCGTGTCGATGTACTCCGCGTCGTCCGCCTTCATCAGGGGGGCGACGCTGCGGGTCGAATCCGACTTGTCGCGCGCGGCGAGGTCCTCGGCCACGTGCGCCACGTTGCTGACCTTCCCACCCGTGTGGGCGGGGTCGGCAGCGCGCCGGCGGGCGCGCTCTTCCGGGGATGCGTCCAGGTAGACCTTGACCTCGGCACGCGGGAAGACGACGGTGCCGATGTCGCGGCCCTCCATGACGACCCCACCGTCCGCGCCAAGCGCGCGCTGCCGCGCGACCAGCGCCGCACGCACGTCCGGATCGCGGGCCACGGCCGCCGACGCCCTGTCGATCTCGGGTGTGCGGATCGCGGAGGTGACGTCGTGGCCGTCGATCGCCGTCCGGCCCTCCGCCATGTCGATGGTCGACTCGGCCGCGATCGTCGCGGGGGCACCGGACCGTTGTGCCGCGGCCCACGCCACCGCGCGGTACATGGCCCCCGTGTCCACGTGCCGGTAGCCGAGCGCGCGGGCCACCGCCCGCGCGACCGTGCCCTTGCCCGCACCCGAGGGCCCGTCGACGGCGATCACCACGCGTTTCACAAACGGGCAGTGTAACATGCGCATTCCGTGGTCCATTTCCGCCTGCAGCGCGCTGCGATCGCCGCGATCGCCCTCATCCTGCTGGCGCGCTCGCTCCTCGCC
Proteins encoded in this window:
- a CDS encoding DUF6335 family protein — encoded protein: MAKKPKKTGRKTAKAASKARGATSAARRRPAKAAKAAKTSARPSRKAAKPAKKTAKPTRKAPKPSKKAFGGAKKRTARKAGAARAARKPAARPAAKRGAVRKAAPARKTARKPAPTAAARKNVAKAAKPARRPVTHATKPARKAAAARSAPPARKAPALDRERRTIGREQSHSPGLPSSLVPSGHASAASSGAEELRVRLATFGGDGPVLTAGDVDANWESAASVGDEAPGGDNPTPDQDVVDEIGRALGVEYEDDEELQGGDEIAARDHDRWELDPASSDDFDER
- a CDS encoding S1 RNA-binding domain-containing protein, coding for MDLYDSSFRNIAEGEVVKGTVLKVTDNEVVVDVGYKSEGVISVNEFLDENGQVMVQPGDVVDVLLERTEDRDGHIVLSREKAEKMKIWDEVEKAFAERKVVIGRVIERIKGGLAVDIGVRAFLPGSQIDVRPVRNLDALRGQELRMRVIKVNKKRGNIVLSRKVLLEEENAEKKKHTLETLAEGKVLTAWSRTSPTTAPSSTSAASTACCTSPTCPGAAWDTRRKCSRSTRTSR
- a CDS encoding S1 RNA-binding domain-containing protein, with amino-acid sequence MDLGGIDGLLHITDMSWGRVGHPSEVLKVNENIEVIVLKYDQATERVSLGHKQLVADPWTTVMDRYPAGARVSGKAVSLTDYGAFIELEPGVEGLIHVSEMSWSKRVKHPSKILNVGDTVEAMVLGVDPAARRISLGLKQVESNPWHELVEKYPVGTKITGKVRNLTEFGAFVEVEEDIDGLIHISDMSWSKRIKHPSEVLKKGDTVEAMVLSIDAENQRLSLGLKQLATDIWEDFFSRHKVGQTIEGRVVRMTNFGAFVELDEGIEGLIHVSEFDDSQGGEKVDLQVGQAYPMKIIKLSPSERKIGLSIRALKSDEYRSDWESYSASQGDGGATLGDHFRNK
- the cmk gene encoding (d)CMP kinase: MKRVVIAVDGPSGAGKGTVARAVARALGYRHVDTGAMYRAVAWAAAQRSGAPATIAAESTIDMAEGRTAIDGHDVTSAIRTPEIDRASAAVARDPDVRAALVARQRALGADGGVVMEGRDIGTVVFPRAEVKVYLDASPEERARRRAADPAHTGGKVSNVAHVAEDLAARDKSDSTRSVAPLMKADDAEYIDTTGVPIEDVVARVLAVVRTRTATGG